Genomic window (Daucus carota subsp. sativus chromosome 5, DH1 v3.0, whole genome shotgun sequence):
TCACGGGGAAGCAAATGCTGAGGCGGTATGTGCCTATTTGAATTTGTCGAGGGTTtggtgatatatttttatgtatgtCATTTCGGGTTTAATTGTAATACAATTTTGATGGTTCGGGTCTGAAATGATGGGTTTTCATTTTCGCCTGTTGTAGTTGCATGTTTGGCATGTAAAGGTGCATGCTTTGATGAAGAAACTGAGTTTCTGAATAAATTTAATTGAACCTTAATATATTGAATgcatgatattattttatttatgatgtaATGTTGAGATGTTTGTAGCTGTTTCTTATGGCCAACTGTTTGGTTAAATTCGGAAGTAGAGCTCGATCTATAATTTGTGTGTTATCAATTTCTTTTGTTTACTATTTACTGATGTGGAATGTCATATTTGTATACGATCTCATATGCTGGTTTACCTTCAGTGGTATATTATATCTATGGCGTCCACTATCGAAGAGTGTGATAATTGCTTTAGTTATGTTTTGGCAGGGACAAGTTTTGAGTTAGTATTGTCATAAGTTATTCAAGAAAGCAATCAAGCGCAATTTGTATAACTTTCCCTGAAGGTCACTTCAGTAGCATTTGGTAATATCCAAAATCAGGACATGCCACTTCCTTTTCCAACCCAAATGCACTTACCAAAATAAACTTCCCGCAAAGTTATGTTGTTTTTgttttctaaattattattttagggCTGGGCAAGTTATATGGCATGTATTAAGGGAAGTTATAATTATCTTTGGTGGTTCTTTTATTTATGATGTTTAGTACATATAGTTGGGGTGGCAAGTGATATAGGAATCATTATATAATTCAATCTGATTCTGCAAGTAGTATAGAATGCTTCTGGATGCTAGTAGCAATGCGTTTAAGTGCATATTATTATTTGAGTTTATAGGATATTAGTGAGTGATTATCTTATTCCCTCACATGAATCACAAGATCCACTGATAAATTGCACGATAGTGTTGCTATGTCGTAGTTAAACAACTTTCAAGTTCATAAAAGGCTAGATATGAAGGCCATTGAAGAAGTTGCTATGATGACTAGGAAAATAACACTTGGTAACTGACTAATTTGAACATATGTTCTTGTCGTTTGTTTAAAGACGAGTAAAGAGTCTATATTgaaaatactaaattttttgGACAGGTGTAACAAATAGGAAAATATGTTGCAACTGAATTTAGgattattgattttttattgGCAGCCTTATATACTAGGTGTAGAAACTGACAACATTTTGTGCTCAAAAGAATTAGTTTGGACGTACGTTTACTAGATGACGGATTCACTAGTTTGAAATGGTCGTTATGCTTTGGTAATATTTTGCTGTATTAGTACTGCTGTACTAATGCTACAGTTGCTTCATTTCTTGTGGCATTGGTTCGGGTCTTATAACACGGACCAGGCGACCAGCACTGGATGCTTCCACAGCGCTTGGATTTGcactaaatatataatcatgttttctttttttttttttgctaaatatgtaTTGGTTGGGATTGCAGGCTTAAATATTTACTTTATCATAAACTTTGAGTTGGAACATGGCTTTTGGAAGCGACACTTCCACAGTAAATTAGATATTAGTACTGTAGTTATTAATATTGGTTACAAATTCAGAGTTTTCAGACCGGAGTCGCATAAATAGGATGAAAAACTATCATTTGGCATTTTTAGGCTGAAGTTTGTATTATTTTTACCTATTAGAAGATGTTAGTGTATTTCTCGAATCTTGGTTATGCTTTCGCTTACTGCCACCCGACTATAGTGTGTTAGATAGCTTGTAATGATATAAGTTCAGGGGCTCATAGTCAGGGGCAGACCAAGGATTAGATAAACGCCGGGGGCTTGGCTTAAATACCATTAAAGATAAAAATCATAAACGAagttctcatttctcaatgtcAAGTATAACATCATACATATCAAACCTATTAAACActactaaaaaaaatttagggggtgcttatatatataaagttttaattttgctacatatatttaatttttttgggtCAAGGGGGTGCTTAGGCCCCCCGAGCTAAGCACCCCCGAGACCCCTGCTGTATCCGTCCCTGCTCATAGTTAACATGTATTTTTACTTGCTCATATTATATGTAGCAATCTGGCACAAGTCATCATAGAATGACTTCTCTCTGGACAAGTCTGGTGATACATGCATCCAACCTTGTTCTTTAGCAAGCATGAAATTTTCTGCAGAAATCATCACCTGCTAATGCACACTGCATGAAAATTTGTGGCAATTATAAGACGCCATAGATGAGTGGATGGTGTCTTGTTAATGTTCATTTAAGCATTGCATTGTATTGggatttatgtgtgtgtatcttTGGTTTGATAAAATATGATTCGAAACTACAGTGTGTTGCCCAAAGTCAGCTTAGCGGTAGTGATTATCAAAATCTATGGTTGCGTTCACTTGATTGAATGGAATGGAGtgagaatgaaatgaattttgtactataACATGGTGTTGGCTAGTGAGAATGTCTATATTTTTCATTCGTTCAATAATTTCATTgctactattttaactagaattTTAACCTACATGTTTTGAAAGGAATGCTCACTGCATTTGTGCATCATGTTTCCTTACTATCTCTATCATAAGAAATTGAAACCCATTCATATTTGTCactattatctcatactttttttttcttcataaaAGATCactattatctcatactttttttttcttcattgaacttctatatatatattttcattccaTTTCCCCCTCATTTCGTTCCATTCAAGTCGAACACAGCCTAAAATCTAAATGTTCACGTTTAACATTTCTAAAAATCTGTACATACAGGAGAGTAGTCATCTTTTGACTTGTCCAAACAATAAACAGAACAACTCGAATGGGATTTCATCATATCTAAGCATTAACaatgaaaattcaaattagcCAAGTAGAATGAATTAAGCATGATCAGATTTGTGTAAAGAAGCTGAATATATAAGCTTAGAACTGAGTTTACACCGTTAAAGTTCATAAACCAGGACGGTATTCACCAGTTGTCAGCATAACTTGAACAGTGTAAACGGCAAAAGTTCCTGGCTCTATTTGGCCAGTAATTGAAGTTCCTGGCTGCCCAGAAATTACGAGACAAGTAAATAGTTCAatgtaatttaaaacaaaaacctAGCATGCCTTGTACAAACTCAACATGGGAGAGAACACTTGCAAAACCAAATAAAAGAGTTCTTTAGATCCAAAATTTGCTGCAACAGTACCACAGAAAAATCTGATTCCCGAATCCAAAAACACAAATACAACACAAGGCCCAATTACAGGTGTATTATGAAATAAAATGTTCAGCCCTGGTTACAAGAAGATTTCTTTCGAAGATCCCATATGATGCAGAAGAGCATAACTACAAGAGGACGAGACCAAGTTCTGATGGTCTCAAGACATGTTTTATTCTGTAGTTATAGAGATAATAATGGAGCTTCCCATCACCTGGTCCAAATTTCAGCTCCTTCAGAAACGAGTCATTTTGCATGACATCTAATGCATTAAAAACATCATAATCTTTATGTTTTGCCATTATAAGAGCATCATTCATCAGCTGAAGCAACGGAGTCTTGGTAGATACATTGTAGTAGGAATATGCAGCCTTCAGAATTGAGTGACTAGGGTGGCCCAGAATGGATGATGGGAGAGTGTAAAAACTGCAGAAATCAGTTATTTCATGGGTTTCAGGGCTTTCAACCAAAAAACTGTCCACAACATCCTCTTTTGGAAGAAGCCAGTGCTCCACATCATTTTCATCAAGGTCAGGTGCGACAAGAAACTGCAGCAAGTAGTTCCTAAGTAAACGGGTAACCGCAGGAACATCATGGAGTTCCATCTTCCTAAATCCAGGAGTAACAGTTGACTCCGGTAACTTGTAAAGTTTTATCGTGCGGCTCATGGTCATTCTTGCCCCAAGTCTAGAAAACCCAACATCAATTAGTTTCTTTGGGTTCAATGATCTATGCCAGTACTGACAAGTTGATATGGGTGTAGGGAGAACCACACCAGCTGTATAAGCTGCTTGCCAAATGTTTTCCAAGTGAACCCTCCTAGTCACCTCTTTAATCATGACCGGAGCAAGTCGTTTTGATCTAAGCTTCTTATGAACACAAAGGAAATTGATTTCTGCCATTTGAACAATACTGTCCCGCACACGAAGTCTTGCAGGGACTCCAGTTATAAAAGCAACCAGTTTTTTTGAACTCTTAACTCGAACTCCAATATGCCAGCTCTTGTAATGACCAGGAGGGCGAAGAGCCCAATGAAGGAACTCCTTAGAGTAGTTAAACCTGAACATGTTATCATCATCCTCCACATAATTATTACTGAGGAGGTTATATACCTCAGTACACATCTCAGTTGTTTCCATGTCACAAGTAATCCATTCATAGAGATTGGGAAGGTTATAAGGTTCTTGTTTGACTTCAGACAATGGTGTTGGAGGTTCAATAGGTCCTTCAGGCAAGCTTGAGTCACCAAGATCCTTGAACTGACCAACAGGCTGGGTTTCCCAAAATTTGTGTCTCTTTGCCAGAGAAAGAGATTCCTGAACCTGTCGCGCTAGAGAATCAATTGATGCATCACTCTCATTCTCAGAAGCTGAATTCCCATCCGGATTAGGGGTTTGATTTTCCAGAAGCGAGTTGGAATTTGAATCGTGATCAGCCATTTCCAATTGCGACTTCAACGGCGATATAAATAGACTGTACAAAAACAAATTCAAGATTTacaaaatcacttcatcacacTATATGATTCAATTAAAAAATGCAGCACAAGCAAGATTAATGTCAGGGTACAGGAAAAAGAGAGTAAATTTTACATTATCGACAGACTTTAGCATATTACAGGATCATGTAGAAGAGAGTTCAAAGAAGAAAAGCTTTAATGGGGTCCTGAAGATTGCAATGGAGACCGCAAAAGACAAAATCATTAATTAGAAATCAATCACGGGATCACTTCCTTGAGTATTATTCAGAGATCGAGTATAGATttgcataatatatatgttagaaATTGAACAATCAATTTATTGTGACATCTTCATGTCAAGGAAGCGATAAAGGTACTATACTATttagggaaaattaattctaaagtccctgaactatagacaattttttttctagatccctgaactataaatgtcaattcataagtaattcaactcttgattttttcctTTATGGGTCCTTCCGTTAGATCTGGTTTGACGCCGTTAGTTCATCTGAAGTTCATAAGAATCAAAGATAACTTTGAAGGTGATTCCGGTATCCAAATTTGAAACTTAAGTAATCAAATTGCTCGTTTTTCAATCCCCTATCCATCtataccatcaaaatttagtttggtaatttccgaattttgatttgaatattagttttcattttaatagcttttattcgaattataatgatgtagattgatagatcgtgtgattatgagcatgttcatataatttttgtgatttttaatgttcaaattagCCTCTTCGGAAAATTCGAGCTCACCGGATTTGAGCTTTTCCGaccaagttcgccggaaaaactaacgacgtcaaaccaaatctaacggaaggacccaggtaggaaaaaatcaagagttgaatcacttatgaattgacatttatagttcagggaTCTAGAAAAAAAAGTGCATATAATTCAGGgactttaaaattaattttcccatACTACTTAGCACTAAACTTTGTTAACAAATTACTAAATTAAAACACCAAACAGGAACTATGAAGAAACACTATAATAGAAACAATGCAAATTCTGACATCGGGTAAAAACTCAAGAGAGTTTTGATTATAACAAAAACTAATATTAATTTAGATCTCTTTAATTGTAGTGCCAATGTAAAAATCGGATTATTTAATTCAACCGTTATCAGTTAATTTAGGTCGAGCTGGCACAGTGGTTAGGTGCCCGACTCATGATCAAATGGTCATGTATTCCACTCTCTTCTCTGATATGCTAGGGGTCAATTTCCAGAAACAGCGACTCTACTCATGAGTAGTGGTAAGGCTGCACGCATCCTACTTCCTCGCAGCTTGAAGAGCAGGATAAGTGAAAATGTCCCTTTAAAGTATGCTTCAACAGACAACTGGTAGATGAGCTATCCTATTGACCAATTTTCAAGGATGCAATAGCTATTTGCATATTTGCAAGCAAAATAATTTACATCTTGAGATTTCATTGCTAATAGTAGCTCCAACAGTCCAATATATGGAAGTTGGATGTTCAGAATTAAATAACTTTACTCTACCTCTCACACCAGAAAATGCACACACAGTTATAGGTGAGACTTTCTTGGTAACTATAGGTGCCAAGATCTAGTTAAAAGAGCTTCCCAATATTGATGGATGTTTGAGAACTCATTTTGTGTGGGGACCTTCTCAATGATTTGTCATGTGACACCACAACCTTAAGGGGAATGTTTCATTTTGATCCTAGTGTATGATGGAATATCCATCACAACCAACCACACAGACATttgctttaaaatatataaattaagctTTGGCATAACCCAAGCTTCTTGGTAGGATTGAAAGAACTACTACAGATAATATCAATGGGCGAGGTCTATGGCAGCTGAGACCTTTATACATGAGGCATAAAGATTTTTACCATCTGTCTGGCATCATATCAAAAGCTCTCGCTTGTTACACAAATGAGAAACCCCACCTTCGATATTATCTACAACATTTCTTCCAATCCTCCCAAAGCGAGGGGCTTTCAATAAACCTCTTCAGCTTCAGATGTTGTGATATATCCAACATTTAATTAAGACTTGCTACTCTACTGAGTTACAGATGTTATAATCACGCCAACATGTGTATTCCATCGGTCATGGAAAACATCATTTATCAAATCTAAAGCAAATGTGTTCAGTGTAGTTTATCGTGATAAATACAACATTTATCATGTCCAAGAGTATTTTAAATACTACCTTGATAAGTATAATAACCATAAGAGATGTTTATTTCTATGGAACTTCAGATCATACAAATCAAAAACTTTATGAACATGATTAGTGAGGTTGATGTTCCTCTGGTCCTAGAATGGGCTCCTTGGAACAAAAATCTTTAATGGAGCTCAGGACTTGGATTGATATGGTTACATCAgttaatcatatatttatatatatatatatatatatatatatatatatatatatatatatatatatatatataaagaatgcATTAATCTATCTTAAATATGCTACAAAGAAAATAACAGAATCTTAAAAGCTTAAAATCACATCATTTACCTCACAAAGTAGGGATGATATTGCACCAATATAAAATCAGACCAATACCATAAGTCTCTTGTATTGTGCTTTTTACTTTGAAACTTTTTTGAGTCTtggaatattttttaagatctATGAATTACATCGAACGCTTCTTTCTTGCATTGTTAAAACTCTTTGAACTCTTCCCAATCCTCTTCTTCAATATCATAATTAATCCATAAGTAATAATTCTTgtgaaaatcaattttatttaactcAAACAAATAGTTAATAAAGCTCTTAGAGCATCGCTCATAGTTAAGTGGAAAATTATCCCCTCCTCAGTGAGTTGGTAATTGCTGATTAAAGCTTCAGTAAGCAAAATATATGCATCATAAAATTTCAACCCTATATCACATTCAAGCTTTTGTCAATATCTAGTCAAATCGATCCGAGCTTTCAAGACAAGTTCGAACCTATTGAATTCCTGTCAAGCAAACCTTCGAGCTTAAAAGTTAAGGCTCGATCGAGCCCAAGCTTGAACTACTTAGTAGAACTCCAACTCAAGTCTTGCATTGTTTGACTCGGCCCGGCTCGTTTACACCCCAAGTAGTAAGGAATAGTATCCCACTAAACTATGAACATTGTCTTAGACTAATAATACATTATTGGCTAACCATTTGCTTATAAATAACCTAACTTATTCGGACAAACTTCAAGCAGTTCACCTAATATATACCCAAGTAGCTACTGCATCCATTGAACTCGGTAAAAGGAATACCTCATATAGAAGTATTTTATTGGGTATGTGGCAAAAACACTTGGTTCTTAATCTTGGActatactaaaaaaataagcaATCTTAATGTGTACGTAGCGGGTGTAAGTGTAACCAAGAATTCAGTATGACTTATAAGGTGCAAGTTCCGAGCCTCATGTAAACCATTCAACTGTTAAATCCGCCACTTACTTTAAGAGAAATAGTGTGCTCCTCTAGTGTATAGACCTGCAACTTTGCCAGGGTACAAGTTACAACAAATCAATTACCTAGGACTATGTTAATATCTATCTAACCTACATCAATTTCATAGTACAATATGATAATTACAATCCACACTTTAAATGAGCCGAGAAATCGGCGGTTTAACCGAGCTATACTtaaactctctctctctttttttaaaTTCCGTAGAATCTAGTTCAATTATCCTTCCATTCATAATATTTCTCCTAAATTGACAACCTATCCGCAAGTTTGGACAGTTTATAATTACCATATCCTCGAGTAACAATCAAAGCTGGAGAATCAATTAAAATAACACTagaaaaatgaaattgaaattaaacaaaaatagaACAAGCTGAGCACCAACAAAAGCAATATATTAACagatgataaaaaaaacaagagaTATGAAACTAAAAGCAAAGAGTATAATGAAAGTAGTAAATGATCGGAAGGGAAGAACATACAGATCCAAGGTAGCGTGCCGGCTTTCTTGTCGCTGTGCCTCCTTGCTCTTCTCGTCTTGCCCTAACTATTTTATGTATCTATCGACGAGGCTTATCAATTGCCCATTTCGTATTTTATAAACATAATTCTAATTATATCTCCGTTTTCAAGATCAAATTTATgccaaaaatcatataaatttgtaaaaatttgaaaacttgACCGaaaatttaaagtaatatattataaaattatatgtataatttatattataatgtatttttcagtttcaaatattGTCTAGATTTATGACAAATTTGTATAAACGTGGCCCGATTACTTAATCGATAGATTTCGATgtgatttgaaaaaaaaaccaattaaattagttgatcaataataattaaatttatccgttaaatattttgataagtgatatATTGTGTTTCTGCGACATTAACCACATTTCATAAACTACTAATCTGAAGATGATCATCAAACCACACAAATTTTTTgtactaaaattttaaactcaatCAAAGATTTCATCTCATAAaaactcaaattttaattcgggtcaaaaattcttaaaaaatttaaaccGGATCAggttgtgtgtgtatttatatatattaatattattttattcttaattaatcaattttagaGAAATCTATCAATTTTAGGGAAAAATGtcaaattcaaataatattaattgaaaGGAGAATAAAGGGctttttcatatataatcaagtttaaaagaattttggcaaatatgctatcattttttaaaacaaattacaaaaatactatattctaaaaaaatatttgtaaacatacggtggttgcatatgcaaccatatttgTAACTACTAGCAACCATGTATGCAACCAGAAAtgcaattttgattttttttcaaattaaatctagttacataataagttgcaactaaTTGCAAATGCAGAAAAATGAATACCCCTACAGGAGTTATACTAATATAAACACAACAAAGTAGAAATCAACTAAAAGTAACCAACCTTCAACCTCGTAGGCAAATCACCACACGCCACCACACTCAGCGACCAATTATAACATTTAGTTTAATGAATCTCTACTACAATATGAAATGACTCAACATCACATCCTCTTCTTCGTCACTCTTGTAGTTGCCATTTAGTTTAATGGGGAGAGAAGGACGATGAGTTTAAACAATAGAATGAAAGTACCATATTAATGCAATTTAGATCTCTTTTTTTCTACTAAAAACGTAATATGCAATTAGATTAATGAAGTAGTAAGTTTGCAATATAAAGCTTAAAAATGATTTATCGGATAATCTCCCTTAATTTTGTACATGACAAGAAGAGTTCGAGGGATTTTTTATATAGCACAAAATGAAACACATAACCATATTCATATATTCTATTATTCTCGGTGTTACACAAACTAAACAATCTggatattttaaatcaatcCAAAAACCTGCATTGAAAACTATTATCGAATTCAAAAAATCTTAGCATTGTCAAGGGAATAAAATTTCACGTGCTAGGATGCTTAAAGAATATTTCACATAttccttgtataaatttgtCATATGGCcggatatataaattaaatattacacaaACAAAGCACATGGCCTTGGTGCCTGTTATAACAGGAATTTGCAGGTGTCAAGACGTGACATGAAGGCATGTTGGCAGGCCATGACGGGATGTAGGCACATGACGGCACAGAAGCAGTTTGAATCACAGAAGAATTGGTCAAGCGGGTAAATAGCAAGGATAAGTATTGAAAGAGTCAATGTAACAGATAAAAGGGAGGTGCGCACGTGGAGTAGAAATAGGGGTGGTTAGTTAGCATGTGATCTATATAAACAGGGCTAGAGATATGAGATAGGCAATCAATTTCTACTGTAAACACAATCATTCAATCACTTGTACGCAACTTCCTAATTATAGTGGAACACATTTTTGGCAGGGTTTCAACCCTCCCGCGGTTTTTTCCTCTTCgggggttttccgcgtcaccaatCTTTGTCTATTTACTTTATTGTTCTTAGCTTAATTCTTTAGCATTTAACCCCGCAAAATCCAGCTCGAAcaattggcgccgtctgtgggaaactTGCTAAAGATTCAACGTAGAAACACATGTCGACGGGTGATCAACAGCAAGGCGGTTCCACGAGCCAAGGAGACAATGCTACGATACGACAGATGGCCAAGACAATCAAGAAACTGCAAGCAGACATGGATGCTCAGAAAGAAGCATGGAGGTCGGAGAGGGAGACATTACAATCTGAGAATCAGGCATTACGCAGAACCAGAACTACGACAAGGCGAACATTGGCAAGTGGGGCTAGGCGTCTGAACATGGACGATGGGGATGAAGAAGAGTGTGACGAGGAGATTGAAATAGAAAACCTTAATCACGAGAATCCAGAGGTCAACGATGAACGTGAAAATGAAAATGGTCTCGGGGGACATAACGGAAGACATGGACGTAACAAGCTGaacaagaagagaaagaaaGGACATAAATCTTCCAAATCACGCAGCCACGCGACAGAACCTATGTGGAAGGAATTACAGGACCTGAAAGAAATAGTACAACGCATCCCAGGAGTGCCAAAACCCTTAGAAAAAGCAACGCCAACCAGCTACGCAGACTGCCCCTTCCCCGACAACATAGCCATGGTGGATATCCCAAAGCGTTTCACGGTGCCGCCCATGAAGTCTTACGACGGCACTAGTGATCCACAAGAGCACATAGCTCAATACAAGCAGAGAATGTTCACAGTGCCAATAACCAGGGAAATGAGAGAGCCATGCATGTGCAAAGGGTTTGGCTCGACGCTCACCGGACCGGCTTTACAGTGGTATGTGGGTTTGCCTAACGGAAGTATCGAGACATTTGCTGACTTAGTCGACGCTTTCAACCTTCAGTTCGCAAGTAGCCGGGTGTTCGAAAAAACTACGAGCGATCTGTACAAGATTGTCCAGAGATATAGAGAGCCACTTCGAGATTATCTGACTAGGTTCAATCATGAGAAAGTCACTATAACCAACTGCGACATCCCGACAGCCATAGAAGCCTTCCGAAGAGGCCTAGATTGGGACTCACCACTCTACGATGAACTCACGAAGTACCCGTGTAAGACCCTAGACGACGTACAAGCTAAGGCGATGGCTCAAGTGCGCCTGGAGG
Coding sequences:
- the LOC108223937 gene encoding glycylpeptide N-tetradecanoyltransferase 1, whose product is MADHDSNSNSLLENQTPNPDGNSASENESDASIDSLARQVQESLSLAKRHKFWETQPVGQFKDLGDSSLPEGPIEPPTPLSEVKQEPYNLPNLYEWITCDMETTEMCTEVYNLLSNNYVEDDDNMFRFNYSKEFLHWALRPPGHYKSWHIGVRVKSSKKLVAFITGVPARLRVRDSIVQMAEINFLCVHKKLRSKRLAPVMIKEVTRRVHLENIWQAAYTAGVVLPTPISTCQYWHRSLNPKKLIDVGFSRLGARMTMSRTIKLYKLPESTVTPGFRKMELHDVPAVTRLLRNYLLQFLVAPDLDENDVEHWLLPKEDVVDSFLVESPETHEITDFCSFYTLPSSILGHPSHSILKAAYSYYNVSTKTPLLQLMNDALIMAKHKDYDVFNALDVMQNDSFLKELKFGPGDGKLHYYLYNYRIKHVLRPSELGLVLL